One window of Papaver somniferum cultivar HN1 chromosome 9, ASM357369v1, whole genome shotgun sequence genomic DNA carries:
- the LOC113313595 gene encoding 5-methyltetrahydropteroyltriglutamate--homocysteine methyltransferase, translating to MASHIVGYPRMGPKRELKFALESFWDKKTTAEDLEKVATDLRSSIWKQMAGAGIKYIPSNTFSYYDHMLDTTAMLGAVPSRYNWTGGEIGFDTYFSMARGNATLPAMEMTKWFDTNYHFIVPELGPEVKFSYASHKAVKEYKEAKALGVETVPVLVGPVSYLLLSKPAKGVDKSFSLLSLLGSILPVYKEVVAELKAAGASWIQFDEPTLVLDLEAHQLEAFTQAYAELEVTLSGLNVLVETYFADVPAAAYKTLTALKGVTGFGFDLVRGEKTLELIKSDFPSGKYLFAGLVDGRNIWANDLAGSLSTLQALEAVAGKDNLVVSTSCSLLHTAVDLVNEPKLDKEIKSWLAFAAQKIVEVNALATALAGKKDEEIFSTNAAAQATRKSSPRVTNEAVQKAAAALRGSDHRRATTVSARLDAQQKKLNLPALPTTTIGSFPQTVELRRVRREYKAKKISEADYVNAIKEEISKVVKIQEELDIDVLVHGEPERNDMVEYFGEQLSGFAFSANGWVQSYGSRCVKPPIIYGDVSRPKAMTVFWSSMAQSMTSRPMKGMLTGPVTILNWSFVRNDQPRFETCYQIALAIKDEVEDLEKAGITVIQIDEAALREGLPLRKSEHAFYLDWSVHSFRITNVGVQDTTQIHTHMCYSNFNDIIQSIIDMDADVITIENSRSDEKLLSVFREGVVYGAGIGPGVYDIHSPRIPSTEEIAERAKKMLAVLESNILWINPDCGLKTRKYAEVMPALTNMVKAAKILREELASAK from the exons ATGGCATCTCACATTGTTGGATATCCTCGTATGGGGCCTAAAAGAGAGCTAAAGTTTGCTCTAGAATCATTCTGGGATAAAAAGACCACAGCTGAAGATCTGGAGAAGGTGGCCACTGATCTTAGATCATCCATTTGGAAGCAGATGGCTGGTGCCGGGATCAAGTATATTCCCAGCAATACATTCTCTTACTACGACCATATGCTCGACACAACAGCAATGCTTGGGGCTGTTCCATCTAGGTACAACTGGACTGGTGGTGAGATTGGCTTTGATACATACTTCTCCATGGCGAGAGGAAATGCCACTTTACCTGCTATGGAAATGACCAAGTGGTTTGACACCAACTA CCATTTCATCGTCCCTGAATTGGGTCCAGAAGTTAAATTCTCTTATGCTTCTCACAAGGCTGTGAAGGAGTACAAGGAAGCCAAGGCT CTTGGAGTTGAAACTGTCCCAGTTCTTGTCGGCCCTGTCTCTTACTTGTTGCTCTCAAAACCCGCAAAGGGtgtagataaatctttctctcttctctctcttcTTGGAAGCATTCTTCCTGTGTACAA GGAAGTTGTGGCTGAGTTGAAGGCTGCTGGTGCTTCTTGGATTCAGTTCGATGAGCCCACACTTGTCCTTGATCTTGAAGCCCACCAACTAGAAGCATTTACTCAAGCATATGCTGAGCTCGAAGTAACTCTATCTGGTCTTAATGTCCTCGTTGAGACCTACTTTGCTGATGTTCCTGCTGCAGCATACAAGACTCTCACTGCTTTGAAGGGTGTCACTGGTTTCGGGTTTGACTTGGTTCGTGGTGAGAAGACCCTTGAACTGATCAAGAGTGATTTCCCCTCTGGGAAATATCTTTTTGCAGGATTGGTTGATGGAAGGAACATTTGGGCCAACGATCTTGCTGGGTCCCTCAGTACCCTGCAGGCTCTTGAGGCTGTCGCAGGCAAAG ACAACCTTGTGGTCTCTACCTCTTGCTCGCTTCTCCACACCGCTGTTGACCTAGTGAACGAGCCTAAATTAGACAAGGAAATCAAGTCATGGTTGGCATTTGCTGCCCAGAAGATTGTTGAAGTTAATGCCTTGGCAACAGCATTGGCCGGAAAGAAAGACGAG GAAATCTTTTCTACTAATGCTGCTGCTCAAGCCACCAGAAAATCTTCCCCAAGAGTGACTAATGAAGCTGTTCAAAAAGCT GCTGCTGCTTTGAGGGGCTCTGACCACCGTCGTGCTACAACTGTTAGTGCCAGACTGGATGCTCAGCAGAAGAAGCTGAACCTTCCAGCCCTCCCAACTACAACTATTGGGTCTTTCCCTCAGACAGTAGAGCTTAGGAGAGTACGTCGTGAATACAAAGCCAAAAA GATCTCAGAGGCTGATTACGTCAACGCCATCAAGGAAGAAATCAGCAAAGTTGTTAAGATCCAAGAAGAGCTAGACATCGATGTCCTTGTTCACGGAGAGCCCGAG AGAAACGACATGGTTGAATACTTCGGAGAACAATTGTCTGGATTTGCATTCTCTGCCAACGGCTGGGTGCAATCTTACGGTTCTCGATGTGTCAAGCCACCAATCATCTACGGTGATGTTAGCCGCCCAAAAGCCATGACCGTCTTTTGGTCCTCAATGGCACAAAGCATGACATCTCGCCCAATGAAGGGAATGCTTACTGGCCCAGTCACCATTCTCAATTGGTCCTTCGTTAGAAATGACCAACCCAG ATTCGAGACTTGCTACCAAATTGCTTTGGCCATCAAGGATGAAGTTGAGGACCTTGAGAAAGCTGGTATTACTGTTATCCAAATTGATGAGGCTGCTCTTAGAGAAGGTCTTCCTCTTAGGAAGTCAGAACATGCTTTCTACTTGGATTGGTCTGTGCACTCTTTCCGTATCACCAACGTTGGTGTACAAGACACTACCCAG ATCCACACTCACATGTGCTACTCAAACTTTAACGACATTATCCAATCTATTATCGATATGGATGCTGATGTAATCACCATTGAGAACTCACGATCTGACGAGAAACTCTTGTCCGTTTTCCGTGAGGGAGTAGTATATGGAGCTGGTATTGGCCCAGGAGTGTACGACATTCACTCTCCTAGAATCCCATCAACAGAGGAGATTGCAGAGCGTGCTAAGAAGATGCTTGCAGTTTTGGAGAGTAACATTCTCTGGATTAACCCAGATTGTGGTCTCAAAACCCGTAAGTATGCTGAGGTCATGCCTGCCCTAACCAACATGGTGAAAGCTGCTAAGATCCTCCGTGAAGAGCTTGCAAGTGCTAAATGA